One genomic region from Leptolyngbyaceae cyanobacterium JSC-12 encodes:
- a CDS encoding dipeptidyl aminopeptidase/acylaminoacyl peptidase (IMG reference gene:2510095964~PFAM: Prolyl oligopeptidase family; WD40-like Beta Propeller Repeat), with protein sequence MHTAPYGSWKSPITSDLIVAETIGLGSVCLDGDDIYWSELRPTEGGRTVIVRRTPDGQIQDMTPAPFNVRTRVHEYGGGSYTVHQGVVYFSNFADQRLYKQVIGEDPVAITPETKWRYADGVIDSSRNRIVCVREDHTGEGEAVNTIVSIPLSGSDQQVLVSGNDFYSSPRLNPDATKLAWICWNHPNMPWDSTELWVANLTPEGTIACPQKIAGGKHESVMQPVWSPDGGLYFVSDRSNWWNLYRWYPDTNSEVEALCRMDAEFAVPHWVFGYINYGFESAEYLICAYSQEGISHLARLNTQTKQLDPIELPYTELGGIQVASDKVVFNAGAATEPGAIVQLNLATQVFEVLRRSSNLEIDPGYLSVPQPITFPTTNNQVAYGFFYPPQNKDYTAPADERPPLLVKSHGGPTASTSTALNLKIQYWTSRGFAVLDVNYRGSTGYGRAYRDALKGQWGIADVDDCANGANYLVESGLVDGDRLVIDGGSAGGYTTLCALTFRDVFKAGASYYGVSDLEALATDTHKFESRYLDSLIGPYPERKDLYIQRSPIHATQLLNCPVIFFQGDEDKVVPPNQAEMMVNVLTEKGLPVAYVLYEGEQHGFRKAENIKRTLDGEFYFYAKVFDFKPADDIEAVAIANLK encoded by the coding sequence ATGCACACTGCCCCCTACGGTTCCTGGAAATCTCCCATCACTTCTGACTTGATTGTCGCCGAAACGATTGGTTTGGGCAGCGTGTGCCTGGATGGAGATGATATTTACTGGAGCGAACTACGTCCGACTGAAGGCGGGCGGACTGTGATTGTGCGGCGCACTCCAGATGGGCAAATTCAGGACATGACACCAGCACCTTTCAACGTGCGAACTCGTGTCCATGAATACGGCGGTGGTTCTTATACTGTGCATCAAGGCGTAGTATATTTTTCCAACTTTGCCGATCAACGGCTCTACAAGCAAGTGATAGGGGAAGATCCTGTTGCGATTACGCCCGAAACTAAATGGCGCTATGCCGATGGGGTGATCGATTCCTCACGAAACCGTATCGTTTGCGTACGAGAAGACCACACAGGAGAGGGAGAAGCAGTTAACACCATCGTCAGCATTCCGCTGAGTGGCAGTGACCAACAAGTGCTGGTGTCGGGCAATGACTTCTATTCCTCACCGCGCCTCAACCCGGATGCCACGAAACTCGCCTGGATTTGCTGGAACCATCCCAATATGCCATGGGATAGCACCGAGTTATGGGTAGCAAACCTGACACCAGAAGGCACGATCGCCTGTCCTCAAAAGATTGCAGGTGGCAAGCATGAATCTGTCATGCAGCCTGTGTGGTCCCCCGATGGGGGGCTGTATTTCGTCAGCGATCGCTCCAATTGGTGGAACCTGTATCGCTGGTATCCCGACACGAACAGTGAGGTAGAAGCCCTGTGCCGCATGGATGCAGAGTTTGCCGTGCCCCATTGGGTGTTTGGTTATATTAACTATGGCTTCGAGTCAGCAGAGTATTTAATTTGCGCTTACAGTCAGGAGGGAATTTCTCACCTGGCAAGGTTGAACACCCAAACCAAACAATTAGACCCGATTGAACTACCTTACACTGAACTGGGTGGCATTCAGGTTGCATCTGACAAAGTGGTGTTCAATGCCGGAGCTGCAACCGAACCGGGGGCGATCGTGCAACTCAATTTAGCCACTCAAGTATTTGAGGTGTTACGCCGCTCCAGCAATCTGGAGATTGATCCAGGTTATCTTTCTGTTCCCCAACCCATTACTTTTCCTACTACCAATAATCAAGTGGCTTACGGCTTCTTTTATCCACCGCAAAACAAGGATTACACTGCCCCTGCAGATGAACGTCCACCTCTACTGGTGAAGAGCCATGGCGGACCCACAGCCTCCACTTCAACCGCACTTAACTTAAAAATTCAGTATTGGACAAGTCGAGGCTTTGCGGTGCTGGATGTGAACTATCGCGGTAGTACAGGGTATGGTCGTGCTTACCGAGACGCATTGAAGGGACAGTGGGGCATTGCTGATGTGGATGATTGTGCTAACGGAGCCAATTATCTGGTGGAGTCTGGATTGGTGGATGGCGATCGCCTGGTGATTGATGGCGGTAGTGCAGGAGGCTATACCACCCTGTGTGCCTTGACTTTTCGAGATGTCTTCAAAGCAGGTGCAAGTTACTACGGAGTCAGTGATTTAGAAGCGTTGGCAACGGATACGCACAAATTTGAATCCCGCTATTTAGATAGTTTGATTGGACCCTATCCAGAACGTAAGGACTTATACATCCAGCGATCGCCGATTCATGCAACTCAACTTCTGAATTGCCCTGTTATCTTCTTTCAAGGGGATGAGGACAAAGTGGTGCCACCAAATCAGGCGGAAATGATGGTGAATGTGTTAACAGAAAAAGGATTACCTGTTGCCTATGTGCTGTATGAAGGGGAGCAACATGGGTTTCGCAAAGCTGAAAACATTAAGCGTACCCTGGATGGTGAATTTTATTTCTACGCCAAAGTTTTTGATTTCAAACCTGCAGATGACATTGAAGCGGTGGCGATCGCCAATCTAAAATAG
- a CDS encoding Protein of unknown function (DUF3172) (IMG reference gene:2510095959~PFAM: Protein of unknown function (DUF3172)) → MAKRRPRTPSTFNGYDRDFEREFEEYASADSSAKQRKSTKSVIFNATTLAILAGVFILGIGIGMGFSSVSGVSNNTGSKIVTQSELDSKAPNADLCVQFGASAIVTDMRVFVTLNPLNFYVSQATSRPGCVLRSNNWSILEQRGLVKPEQVRDCKQRMNTFGFTGDLSNNPEINCVYQNNTTQNLFLDQNGPNGRPIAEPDNERF, encoded by the coding sequence ATGGCAAAACGTCGTCCCCGTACCCCATCAACCTTCAATGGCTATGATCGTGACTTTGAACGGGAGTTCGAAGAATACGCATCAGCAGATTCCAGCGCGAAACAGCGCAAGTCTACTAAGTCGGTCATCTTCAATGCCACAACCCTTGCCATTCTGGCAGGTGTGTTTATTTTAGGGATTGGGATTGGGATGGGTTTTAGCTCAGTCAGTGGTGTGAGCAACAACACTGGCTCAAAAATTGTGACTCAAAGTGAGCTGGACTCAAAAGCACCCAACGCAGACTTATGTGTGCAATTTGGAGCCAGCGCGATCGTGACGGATATGCGGGTCTTCGTTACCCTTAACCCACTGAACTTCTATGTCTCCCAGGCAACTTCCCGCCCTGGCTGCGTTTTGCGGAGCAACAACTGGTCAATTCTGGAACAGCGCGGCCTGGTCAAACCTGAACAGGTACGGGATTGTAAACAACGCATGAATACCTTTGGTTTCACAGGCGATCTCAGCAACAACCCTGAAATTAACTGCGTCTATCAGAACAACACGACGCAAAATCTGTTCCTGGATCAAAATGGTCCCAACGGTCGCCCGATTGCGGAACCTGACAACGAGCGGTTCTAA
- a CDS encoding AMIN domain-containing protein (IMG reference gene:2510095960~PFAM: Localisation of periplasmic protein complexes): protein MLTFGAIALAAQVASAGSLTHWQYDAKANQLEVTVKQGTTPKYFLMAQPARIVLDLPNTEVGEVKLKESYSGAVRQVRVSQFQPGLTRIVLELSPEVELAPEQVKLEPSKGSSDRWVLRPILAKRKEPVAEPRSSTASVLSTTEPKPSAQIKPVVHPLKAVEPKKPVEYQPETASLPASAVGSDVSPVTVEPTPARISVPPLTPSATEFSPKVSVHVPPPQPLAQLPVEATTPLPPTTEQPLLGVEVTPNAGVQISVPPPVALPATKSEIRVEPVQTLQPAIAPKVTPSANSASNPPSFEIPSTVRTIPALSTQVTVPDIKPLAPSALPQQPVPTPPVIQVPPLPQGTVSPTPITSPTPATIIVQPSATSVAQPATPAPALVKAKPPASWVMQSSGMTPPVLPAATLGSTQTSTVNSAPTIAPNLSSSAPPPKSTPIPPASWVMQSSQASPPSLAPIAPSVQPPVSSVMQSPAISIPMMPSATSPAELPSSAMVSVPPLQAASPSIPPAAMPSTPSFGVPSTNTDGATVVEFGKPLPTQGATALNTMPRSIPQTLPASSWQQPAYVQSSNPAVVLPAGSILNASYPGQTELKLEAGDRPEVLILQTEVRDASGTVVFPQGSYVVGQFNSDREGSRFVASAIRTGDRVVPFPAQSEVLAGNRGVSTSSLAMYSGAGALAGGAISRFSGWGLLLGGIAGAATNYLTTPRTAVIQPGQLIQLRTGQDIR from the coding sequence ATGCTGACCTTTGGGGCGATCGCGCTAGCCGCTCAGGTTGCCTCGGCCGGCTCTCTCACCCACTGGCAATACGATGCAAAAGCCAACCAGCTAGAAGTGACTGTGAAACAGGGAACCACCCCTAAATACTTTTTGATGGCGCAACCTGCCCGAATTGTGCTGGATCTCCCCAACACGGAAGTAGGTGAGGTCAAGCTGAAAGAGTCCTATTCTGGAGCAGTTCGCCAGGTGCGGGTGTCGCAATTTCAGCCTGGGTTAACTCGAATTGTGCTGGAATTGTCTCCAGAGGTGGAGTTAGCCCCTGAACAGGTCAAACTTGAACCTAGTAAGGGAAGCAGCGATCGTTGGGTTTTACGCCCCATTTTGGCAAAGCGTAAAGAGCCTGTTGCTGAGCCGCGATCGTCAACAGCTAGCGTTCTGTCTACAACCGAACCCAAACCTTCTGCTCAAATAAAGCCTGTCGTTCATCCTCTAAAAGCCGTTGAGCCAAAAAAACCGGTTGAATACCAGCCTGAAACTGCATCACTTCCTGCCTCTGCTGTTGGCTCTGACGTTAGCCCGGTTACGGTCGAACCTACTCCTGCTAGGATTTCTGTTCCGCCGCTAACGCCATCAGCTACTGAATTCTCTCCCAAAGTATCAGTTCATGTTCCGCCGCCTCAACCACTGGCTCAGTTACCTGTAGAAGCCACAACCCCTCTACCACCCACAACCGAGCAACCTCTACTTGGCGTGGAGGTGACTCCCAATGCAGGGGTACAAATTTCAGTTCCACCCCCGGTTGCCCTGCCTGCTACCAAGTCAGAGATTCGAGTTGAGCCAGTGCAAACATTGCAGCCCGCGATCGCCCCCAAGGTCACTCCTTCAGCTAATTCAGCATCCAATCCCCCCTCATTTGAAATTCCCTCAACTGTTAGGACAATCCCTGCGCTTTCAACTCAGGTCACTGTTCCAGACATTAAACCGCTGGCTCCCTCTGCCCTACCCCAACAACCTGTTCCGACGCCTCCTGTGATTCAGGTGCCCCCCTTACCTCAAGGAACCGTTTCACCAACCCCGATAACTTCGCCAACCCCAGCAACCATTATTGTTCAACCTTCAGCAACCAGCGTGGCGCAGCCTGCTACCCCTGCACCTGCCCTTGTCAAGGCTAAACCTCCCGCTTCCTGGGTAATGCAATCGTCAGGGATGACTCCACCCGTGCTACCTGCAGCAACGCTAGGTTCTACTCAGACCTCCACAGTAAACTCTGCTCCAACTATTGCTCCAAACCTCTCCTCATCAGCTCCTCCACCCAAGTCAACGCCTATTCCCCCTGCCTCTTGGGTGATGCAATCCAGTCAAGCATCTCCTCCATCGCTTGCTCCCATTGCGCCATCAGTTCAGCCACCAGTTTCGAGTGTGATGCAGTCTCCTGCCATCTCCATACCTATGATGCCCTCGGCTACTAGCCCCGCAGAGTTGCCATCTTCGGCAATGGTGAGTGTGCCACCGTTACAAGCGGCTTCCCCGTCTATCCCTCCTGCAGCGATGCCCTCTACGCCTTCATTTGGAGTTCCCAGTACAAACACAGACGGTGCAACCGTAGTGGAATTTGGTAAGCCATTACCAACGCAAGGAGCTACTGCACTGAACACCATGCCACGCAGCATTCCCCAAACGCTTCCTGCCTCATCCTGGCAGCAGCCAGCCTACGTTCAATCGTCTAACCCAGCAGTTGTGTTGCCGGCTGGATCCATTTTGAATGCCAGCTATCCAGGACAAACTGAACTCAAGCTAGAAGCGGGCGATCGCCCAGAGGTGTTAATTTTGCAAACAGAAGTGCGAGATGCTTCAGGAACCGTGGTGTTTCCACAGGGTAGTTATGTGGTGGGACAATTCAACAGCGATCGCGAAGGTAGCCGATTTGTTGCCAGCGCGATTCGAACGGGCGATCGCGTTGTCCCCTTTCCTGCTCAGTCTGAAGTGCTCGCTGGGAATCGAGGTGTTTCAACCTCTTCGTTAGCGATGTATTCTGGTGCTGGTGCTTTGGCAGGTGGGGCTATTAGCCGGTTTTCTGGGTGGGGATTACTGTTGGGGGGGATTGCGGGTGCCGCAACGAACTACCTGACCACCCCTAGAACTGCTGTAATCCAGCCAGGTCAACTCATTCAACTGCGAACTGGGCAAGATATCCGATAA
- a CDS encoding hypothetical protein (IMG reference gene:2510095968) has protein sequence MRDRNVASYCPRAAGSLVGVILLVALITTTDQRSTAQSLDLNQQLTIHLNSGTRSPQRDQADRLIADGKTHQANGDLAAAIAAWRKAQLLYQQIGDMDGQGLAYNYLVRAYSQADQLAAREDAMRRQLAIARDQRNFIEQIDANNNLGTALAPRASGSPSAGELFMEGMDIAANVRNHRGEYVTANNLTWLANSLDQPDLQIRQYEFAFLPPNQWVANPASLSVKLNDRGDRHLNQQRYYMATRFNRVATTLAGEADSPALKFQTLDDLVVAYRAMGRYDLATDFLRERLTLARSLNDPRAELATLASLGELNSDIGRMALAQRYYEQAIAIAEGLNDPEQTSFLKQRLASFEQPFTP, from the coding sequence ATGCGCGATCGCAATGTTGCAAGCTATTGCCCCAGAGCAGCGGGGTCGTTAGTTGGGGTTATTTTATTGGTTGCCCTGATTACAACCACAGATCAACGCTCAACCGCCCAATCACTGGATCTAAATCAACAGCTAACCATCCATCTCAACAGCGGTACTCGTAGTCCCCAGCGCGACCAGGCTGATCGCCTGATAGCAGACGGTAAAACTCACCAGGCAAACGGAGATTTAGCCGCCGCGATCGCTGCCTGGCGTAAAGCTCAACTGCTGTATCAACAAATTGGCGACATGGATGGACAGGGATTGGCATACAACTACCTGGTTAGAGCCTACTCTCAGGCAGACCAGCTTGCAGCCAGAGAAGATGCGATGCGACGACAGCTTGCAATCGCCCGCGACCAGCGTAATTTCATAGAGCAGATCGATGCCAACAATAACTTGGGAACTGCCCTGGCCCCCAGAGCCAGTGGTAGTCCATCTGCTGGAGAGCTATTTATGGAAGGCATGGATATCGCTGCCAATGTACGCAATCACCGGGGAGAGTACGTGACTGCTAATAATCTCACCTGGTTAGCAAATAGTCTGGATCAGCCAGATCTCCAGATCCGTCAGTATGAATTTGCTTTTTTACCGCCAAATCAGTGGGTTGCCAATCCAGCGAGCCTTAGTGTGAAGTTAAATGATCGAGGCGATCGCCACCTGAATCAACAGCGTTACTACATGGCAACCCGCTTCAACCGAGTAGCCACTACGCTAGCTGGAGAGGCAGATAGTCCAGCGCTCAAGTTCCAGACTTTGGATGATCTGGTTGTTGCATATCGGGCAATGGGACGCTATGACCTAGCAACTGACTTCTTGAGAGAACGGTTGACACTGGCGCGATCGCTGAATGATCCTCGCGCAGAACTGGCAACCCTTGCCTCCCTAGGTGAACTCAATTCAGATATTGGACGAATGGCACTGGCACAGCGCTACTATGAACAAGCGATCGCTATTGCAGAAGGACTCAACGATCCAGAGCAAACCAGCTTCCTAAAACAACGTCTGGCAAGCTTTGAGCAACCCTTCACCCCTTAG
- a CDS encoding hypothetical protein (IMG reference gene:2510095962~PFAM: Domain of unknown function (DUF1802)), translating into MKLVHALKEWQVAVEALEQGETIALLRKGGIREEQGKFSVHHDRVWLYPTFEHQKPELLKPEYAHAVQPVEMGWHPDKVRIGSWAEITDVFQVWNEAMVMQLLPFHIWNQAFVTERLQWKPNQPLYVLLLRVYKLLEPQMLAYSPTYGGCKSWIDLETAIAIEASDPVLEEAKYCDRVAVIRSILYKGQSLK; encoded by the coding sequence GTGAAACTGGTGCATGCGTTGAAAGAATGGCAGGTGGCAGTCGAGGCGTTGGAGCAAGGGGAGACGATCGCGCTACTCCGTAAAGGCGGCATCCGAGAAGAACAGGGAAAATTTAGCGTTCACCACGATCGCGTCTGGCTTTATCCCACCTTTGAACATCAGAAGCCAGAATTGCTGAAACCAGAGTATGCCCACGCGGTTCAACCCGTAGAGATGGGCTGGCATCCTGACAAAGTGCGGATTGGTTCCTGGGCAGAAATTACGGACGTATTTCAGGTGTGGAATGAGGCTATGGTGATGCAATTGTTGCCCTTTCATATCTGGAATCAAGCGTTTGTAACAGAACGCTTGCAATGGAAGCCAAACCAACCGCTTTATGTGCTGCTATTGCGAGTTTACAAGTTGCTGGAACCTCAAATGCTTGCCTACTCGCCAACCTATGGCGGTTGTAAATCCTGGATTGACCTGGAAACCGCGATCGCCATCGAAGCCAGCGATCCGGTTTTGGAGGAAGCAAAGTACTGCGATCGCGTGGCAGTTATTCGTTCGATTCTTTATAAGGGGCAATCCTTGAAGTAG
- a CDS encoding hypothetical protein (IMG reference gene:2510095965): MLPFVAVPSTIAQEFGKYRDLFCRGAGFEQVSRYVTGLLLSENKTLQGIAGQWVAGGEVGGRRAMHAAVFEAGWRSSELMSHHRAVIAKEHQGRGREVISLDWTLSHHDWGKQIFGVKRSYDYVEHRMSCFQTVVTATIANRHLIDGIDVVVQFPDFSVAEREYLKVTAKSHYDDLDQVRERLIEMLHYHKNRLEYRKRTEIAVEIVRQVEAEGQFPTADYAFDNGVLTVELTTMIESAGKHWVSEVESSRNILWNDQWQRVDAIGLELRIHHPESFRPIQVTCRNGETKPIWAFTKVVRLKKFGRKRLVIVHEQADLQDPPRFLLTDALHWESGRVMQTWSYRWSCEVFHEVSKQHTGLESAQVRNEEAVNRHFRLSCVAQSILQRTACSGAQSERFEFAQGKQTVGQKLYTLTRQAFDDLLQFIVTRCSHGHTNEQILQALLPS; this comes from the coding sequence ATGCTGCCCTTTGTCGCTGTGCCATCGACGATTGCTCAAGAGTTTGGGAAATATCGAGACCTGTTCTGCCGAGGCGCAGGCTTTGAGCAGGTGAGTCGCTATGTGACCGGATTGCTGTTGAGTGAGAACAAAACCTTGCAAGGGATTGCCGGACAATGGGTAGCAGGTGGGGAGGTCGGCGGACGAAGAGCGATGCACGCAGCGGTGTTTGAGGCGGGCTGGAGGAGTTCAGAGTTAATGTCCCATCATCGTGCTGTGATAGCCAAAGAGCATCAGGGGCGAGGGCGAGAAGTCATCAGTCTGGATTGGACGCTCAGCCATCACGATTGGGGCAAGCAGATCTTTGGGGTGAAGCGATCCTATGATTATGTGGAACATCGGATGAGTTGCTTTCAAACGGTGGTGACGGCGACGATTGCGAACCGCCACCTAATTGATGGGATTGACGTGGTGGTGCAGTTTCCAGATTTTTCAGTGGCAGAACGGGAGTATCTGAAGGTGACGGCAAAATCCCACTATGACGATTTAGACCAAGTGCGAGAACGACTGATTGAGATGTTGCATTATCACAAGAATCGATTGGAGTATCGCAAACGCACCGAGATTGCCGTCGAGATTGTGCGCCAAGTGGAAGCGGAAGGACAATTTCCCACCGCCGATTATGCGTTTGACAATGGGGTGTTGACTGTTGAGTTAACCACCATGATTGAGTCCGCAGGAAAACACTGGGTGAGTGAAGTTGAAAGTTCTCGCAACATCTTGTGGAATGACCAATGGCAACGGGTAGATGCGATTGGTTTAGAACTCAGAATCCATCACCCAGAGAGCTTTCGCCCGATTCAAGTCACTTGCCGCAACGGCGAAACGAAACCGATTTGGGCATTTACCAAAGTCGTGCGCCTCAAGAAGTTTGGACGCAAGCGATTGGTCATCGTCCACGAGCAAGCAGATTTACAAGACCCACCTCGCTTCCTGCTCACCGATGCGTTGCATTGGGAAAGTGGGCGAGTCATGCAGACTTGGAGTTATCGATGGTCCTGCGAGGTCTTTCATGAGGTGAGCAAACAGCACACCGGGCTAGAGTCGGCTCAGGTGCGGAACGAGGAAGCGGTCAACCGTCACTTCCGTCTTAGTTGCGTGGCGCAGTCGATTCTGCAACGGACTGCCTGTTCTGGCGCACAATCTGAACGATTTGAGTTTGCTCAAGGCAAGCAAACGGTGGGACAGAAGCTCTATACCCTCACTCGTCAAGCCTTTGATGATTTGCTGCAATTCATTGTGACGCGATGTTCTCACGGACATACAAATGAACAGATTTTACAAGCTCTCCTCCCCAGTTGA
- a CDS encoding hypothetical protein (IMG reference gene:2510095966), which yields MTLEGAKVNTQEAVKLFSGTTVYIRDVKFIKMNRPFKLPLTIRQFAQAIQVNTFAELPTALYSLGLRPFSPTLVLIGGASGISQDYMLRLRDLFIEVLAPLVQATGACVVDGGTDAGIMRLMGQARSKTGATFPLVGVAAIGTVILPNVRPVSAEAARLEPHHTHFVLVPGKEWGDESPWIAQVANELGRNCSSVALLINGGKIAWIDVTNSVKAKRPVIVIAGSGRTADTLAAMLRGKPVDDSAPKFTQTGLLHAVDLEEGFDAIAHLIATHLISAQTPIQEP from the coding sequence GTGACGTTGGAAGGCGCAAAGGTCAATACCCAAGAGGCAGTCAAACTTTTTTCTGGAACCACTGTCTACATTAGGGATGTGAAATTTATTAAAATGAACAGGCCCTTCAAGCTTCCTCTTACGATTCGGCAATTTGCTCAAGCAATTCAGGTTAACACGTTTGCAGAGTTACCAACAGCGCTTTATAGTTTAGGGCTAAGACCTTTCAGTCCAACGTTAGTGTTAATCGGTGGTGCCAGTGGCATTAGTCAGGACTATATGCTGCGGCTGCGAGATTTGTTTATAGAGGTTTTAGCTCCCCTAGTGCAAGCGACGGGTGCTTGTGTGGTGGATGGTGGCACGGATGCAGGCATTATGCGATTAATGGGACAAGCCCGTAGCAAAACTGGGGCAACCTTTCCGCTGGTGGGCGTAGCCGCGATCGGCACTGTCATTTTGCCGAATGTGCGTCCTGTTTCAGCCGAAGCTGCCCGACTAGAACCTCACCACACTCATTTTGTACTGGTGCCAGGGAAGGAGTGGGGTGATGAATCGCCATGGATTGCTCAAGTGGCAAACGAGCTAGGTCGAAATTGTTCCTCGGTTGCGTTGCTCATCAATGGTGGCAAAATTGCCTGGATTGATGTAACGAACAGCGTCAAGGCAAAGCGCCCCGTGATTGTAATTGCTGGCAGTGGACGCACCGCTGATACGTTGGCAGCAATGTTGCGGGGCAAACCTGTGGATGATTCTGCGCCCAAATTTACTCAAACAGGGTTGCTACATGCGGTTGATTTAGAAGAAGGATTTGATGCGATCGCCCATCTCATCGCTACCCACCTCATCTCAGCTCAAACACCGATTCAAGAACCCTGA
- a CDS encoding DNA-directed RNA polymerase specialized sigma subunit, sigma24 (IMG reference gene:2510095967~PFAM: Sigma-70, region 4), with protein sequence MTIPTFPECNHSLVKSLAHYSDQELLTLFQRHPDAGQYFAAIFCRYSPMVYTLIRHSARSPVQADYLFAQTWRHIFYELGGVDLRSSEGETAFTMQNWLLNVTAICINQADLPPVEAIHYNLQAAPPPLWCYMERALDQLPPMLRLIVLMAQTFGWSETRISAYLQAEGDAMSPVEVRVRLQEGYRLLEENLPDDVRAIYLAGNTWSQGDPLAAI encoded by the coding sequence GTGACAATTCCCACTTTTCCCGAATGTAATCACTCCCTGGTCAAGTCCTTAGCTCACTACAGTGACCAGGAATTACTCACTTTGTTTCAGCGTCATCCAGATGCAGGGCAATATTTTGCTGCTATCTTTTGTCGTTACAGCCCAATGGTGTATACGCTGATCCGGCACTCTGCCCGATCGCCTGTGCAGGCAGATTACCTGTTTGCGCAAACCTGGCGACACATTTTTTATGAATTAGGGGGGGTGGATCTGCGCTCATCGGAGGGTGAAACTGCCTTTACCATGCAAAACTGGTTACTAAATGTGACAGCTATTTGCATTAACCAGGCAGATCTGCCGCCTGTAGAAGCAATCCACTACAATTTGCAAGCAGCTCCACCACCGCTGTGGTGCTACATGGAGCGGGCACTCGATCAACTTCCGCCTATGCTGCGGCTGATTGTGCTGATGGCACAAACCTTTGGTTGGAGCGAGACTCGCATTTCTGCGTATCTGCAAGCTGAGGGGGATGCCATGTCTCCAGTAGAAGTGCGAGTGCGGCTCCAGGAAGGCTACCGACTTTTGGAAGAAAATCTGCCAGACGATGTACGTGCCATCTACCTAGCTGGGAATACTTGGTCGCAAGGAGACCCTCTGGCTGCGATCTAG
- a CDS encoding hypothetical protein (IMG reference gene:2510095963~manually curated), producing MNTHDLLMLVLMLSPGILLSVVIMATFAAGG from the coding sequence ATGAACACCCATGATCTCCTCATGTTAGTGCTAATGCTCTCTCCCGGCATCCTCCTCTCCGTCGTCATTATGGCGACTTTCGCTGCAGGCGGTTAA
- a CDS encoding methylase involved in ubiquinone/menaquinone biosynthesis (IMG reference gene:2510095961~PFAM: Methyltransferase domain) has protein sequence MAFKDYFSNHAEIYAQHRPSYPLELFDYLNSLVTQHQIAWDCATGNGQVAVGLTPYFNQVYATDASAQQLAYAIAHPQVQYSVATAEHSPFPDQSIDLITVGLALHWFNHELFYQEVRRVLRSDGAIAVWCYSDVELPTASPALQERLADFRRLVYPYFAPEIEYIWNRYETIPFPFVELETPQFLMIADWTVDHFIGYLQSLSGTQRYREHYGSEKLNELAAPLVAAWNNSATRLPVEWKIYLRAGKLE, from the coding sequence ATGGCTTTCAAAGACTATTTCTCGAACCATGCGGAGATTTACGCGCAACATCGCCCCTCCTACCCGCTAGAACTGTTCGATTATCTAAATAGTTTGGTTACCCAGCATCAGATTGCGTGGGACTGTGCTACGGGGAATGGACAGGTAGCAGTCGGGCTGACTCCCTACTTCAACCAGGTTTATGCGACCGATGCCAGTGCCCAACAACTCGCTTACGCGATCGCTCATCCGCAAGTCCAATACTCGGTTGCAACGGCAGAACATAGCCCATTCCCAGACCAATCAATTGACTTAATCACCGTTGGTTTAGCGCTACACTGGTTCAATCACGAGTTGTTTTATCAGGAAGTGCGGCGGGTGCTGCGATCAGATGGTGCGATCGCGGTCTGGTGTTATAGCGATGTTGAATTGCCCACTGCTTCGCCCGCTCTACAAGAGCGTCTAGCAGACTTTCGACGCCTGGTATATCCTTACTTTGCTCCAGAGATTGAATATATTTGGAATCGATACGAAACTATTCCTTTTCCCTTTGTAGAATTGGAAACTCCCCAATTTTTAATGATTGCTGATTGGACTGTCGATCACTTCATTGGCTATCTCCAAAGTTTGTCGGGTACACAGCGCTATCGAGAACACTACGGCTCAGAGAAGCTGAACGAACTGGCAGCCCCCCTCGTTGCCGCCTGGAACAACTCTGCAACCCGACTTCCTGTAGAGTGGAAGATTTACTTGAGAGCCGGAAAGTTAGAATAA